The proteins below come from a single Rhodococcus sp. WMMA185 genomic window:
- the sdhA gene encoding succinate dehydrogenase flavoprotein subunit: MQEHRYDVVIVGAGGAGMRAAIEAGPRARTAVLTKLYPTRSHTGAAQGGMCAALANVEEDNWEWHTFDTVKGGDYLADQDAVEIMAKEAIDAVLDLEKMGLPFNRTPEGKIDQRRFGGHTRDHGKAPVRRACYAADRTGHMILQTLYQNCVKHDVEFFNEFYALDIAITETENGPVATGVIAYELATGEIHVFHAKSIVFATGGSGRMYKTTSNAHTLTGDGMGIIFRKGLPLEDMEFHQFHPTGLAGLGILISEAVRGEGGILRNADGERFMERYAPTIKDLAPRDIVARSMVLEVLEGRGAGPNKDYVYIDVTHISEEVLDEKLPDIMEFSRTYLGVDPVTEPVPVYPTCHYVMGGIPTRINGEVLRNNDEIVQGLYAAGECACVSVHGANRLGTNSLLDINVFGRRAGIAAAEHANSTEFVDLPESPATMVEEWMATILSEHGHERVADIRTELQQSMDNNASVFRTEERLTQALKDVRALKERYNHITVQDKGKRYNSDLLEAVELGFLLEMAEVTVVGALNRKESRGGHAREDYPDRNDAEYMKHTMAYKEGDGLLSDIRLDYKPVVQTRYEPMERKY, encoded by the coding sequence ATGCAGGAACACCGTTATGACGTGGTCATCGTCGGTGCCGGCGGTGCCGGTATGCGCGCAGCGATCGAAGCCGGTCCCCGCGCGCGCACCGCGGTACTGACCAAGCTCTACCCCACCCGCAGCCACACCGGCGCGGCTCAGGGCGGTATGTGCGCCGCGCTGGCGAACGTGGAGGAAGACAACTGGGAGTGGCACACCTTCGACACGGTCAAGGGCGGCGACTACCTCGCCGACCAGGACGCGGTCGAGATCATGGCCAAGGAAGCCATCGACGCCGTACTCGACCTCGAGAAGATGGGCCTGCCGTTCAACCGCACGCCCGAGGGAAAGATCGACCAGCGTCGTTTCGGTGGTCACACCCGCGATCACGGTAAGGCGCCGGTGCGCCGCGCATGCTACGCGGCGGACCGTACCGGCCACATGATCCTGCAGACCCTGTACCAGAACTGCGTAAAGCACGACGTCGAGTTCTTCAACGAGTTCTACGCTCTCGACATCGCGATCACCGAAACGGAGAACGGCCCCGTCGCGACGGGTGTCATCGCGTACGAGCTGGCGACCGGCGAGATTCACGTCTTCCACGCGAAGTCAATCGTGTTCGCCACGGGCGGCTCGGGCCGGATGTACAAGACGACGTCCAACGCCCACACCCTCACCGGCGACGGCATGGGCATCATTTTCCGCAAGGGTCTTCCGCTCGAGGACATGGAGTTCCACCAGTTCCACCCGACAGGGCTGGCAGGGCTCGGCATCCTCATCTCCGAGGCCGTTCGTGGTGAGGGCGGCATCCTCCGCAATGCCGACGGCGAGCGGTTCATGGAGCGTTATGCCCCGACCATCAAGGATCTCGCGCCCCGCGACATCGTCGCCCGGTCGATGGTGCTCGAGGTTCTCGAGGGGCGCGGAGCCGGCCCGAACAAGGACTACGTCTACATCGACGTCACCCACATCTCCGAAGAAGTCCTCGACGAGAAGCTCCCCGACATCATGGAGTTCTCCCGCACCTACCTCGGTGTGGACCCGGTCACCGAACCCGTTCCGGTGTACCCAACCTGCCACTATGTCATGGGCGGTATCCCGACCCGGATCAACGGCGAGGTCTTGCGCAACAACGACGAGATCGTGCAGGGGCTCTACGCCGCCGGTGAGTGCGCCTGCGTCTCGGTACACGGCGCGAACCGTCTCGGCACCAACTCGCTGCTCGACATCAACGTCTTCGGCCGTCGTGCCGGCATCGCCGCGGCCGAGCACGCGAACAGCACCGAGTTCGTGGACCTGCCGGAATCGCCCGCGACGATGGTCGAGGAGTGGATGGCCACGATCTTGTCGGAGCACGGCCACGAGCGCGTCGCGGACATCCGCACCGAGCTGCAACAGTCCATGGACAACAACGCCTCCGTGTTCCGCACCGAGGAGCGTCTGACCCAGGCACTGAAGGACGTTCGCGCGCTCAAGGAGCGCTACAACCACATCACGGTGCAAGACAAGGGCAAGCGCTACAACAGCGACCTTCTCGAGGCCGTCGAACTCGGATTCCTTCTCGAGATGGCGGAGGTGACCGTAGTCGGCGCGCTCAACCGCAAGGAATCGCGCGGCGGCCACGCACGCGAGGACTACCCGGACCGCAACGATGCCGAATACATGAAGCACACGATGGCCTACAAGGAGGGCGACGGCCTGCTCTCCGACATCCGTCTCGACTACAAGCCGGTGGTCCAGACCCGCTACGAGCCGATGGAGCGTAAGTACTGA
- a CDS encoding succinate dehydrogenase hydrophobic membrane anchor subunit yields MTASTHGPEAKTLGKTYDRPASLDNPRSPRRASKNNFELYAWLFMRFSGLALIFLVLGHLFIMLMLDDGVQRINFAFVAGRWSSPFWQVWDLTMLWLAQLHGGNGLRTVIADYARKDSTRFWLNTILALSMILIMGLGTYVIFTFDPNISAS; encoded by the coding sequence ATGACTGCATCTACCCACGGCCCCGAAGCCAAGACGCTGGGCAAGACCTACGACCGGCCCGCCAGCCTGGACAACCCGCGCTCCCCGCGCCGAGCCTCGAAAAACAACTTCGAGCTCTATGCCTGGCTGTTCATGCGATTCTCCGGGCTCGCGCTGATCTTCTTGGTGCTCGGCCACCTTTTCATCATGCTGATGCTCGACGACGGAGTGCAGCGCATCAACTTCGCATTCGTCGCCGGCCGCTGGTCCAGCCCGTTCTGGCAGGTCTGGGATCTGACAATGCTCTGGCTCGCCCAGTTGCACGGCGGAAACGGGCTCCGCACAGTCATCGCGGACTATGCCCGCAAGGACTCCACACGCTTCTGGCTCAACACGATCCTCGCTTTGTCGATGATCCTGATCATGGGCCTCGGCACGTACGTCATCTTCACATTCGACCCCAATATCTCGGCGAGCTAG
- the sdhC gene encoding succinate dehydrogenase, cytochrome b556 subunit, whose translation MWSWVLHRITGVLTFFFLFVHVLDTALVRVNPDTYDSVIETYKNPIVGLMEIALVAAVLYHALNGVRVMLVDFWSKGPQYQRLMLWVILAIWFLVMIPGAGRIFYNMFAGH comes from the coding sequence ATGTGGTCCTGGGTACTACACCGGATCACGGGCGTATTGACGTTCTTCTTCCTTTTTGTGCACGTGCTCGATACCGCACTGGTGCGCGTGAACCCCGATACGTACGACAGCGTCATCGAGACCTATAAGAACCCGATCGTCGGCCTCATGGAAATCGCGCTCGTCGCCGCAGTGCTGTATCACGCACTGAACGGCGTGCGGGTGATGCTGGTGGATTTCTGGTCCAAGGGACCGCAGTACCAGCGCCTGATGCTCTGGGTAATCCTCGCGATCTGGTTCCTGGTGATGATTCCGGGGGCAGGCCGCATCTTCTACAACATGTTTGCGGGGCACTGA
- a CDS encoding cytidine deaminase: MVEIDWKLLRDNARGAVSRAYAPYSGFVVGSAALVDDGRIVVGCNVENVSHGLGLCSECVLVGNFMAGGGGRLVAITCCGEGGEILVPCGRCRQILFEHGGPGLLVDHKAGPRRMEQLLPDAFGPEEEERLRHA; encoded by the coding sequence ATGGTCGAGATCGATTGGAAATTGTTGCGCGACAACGCGCGTGGGGCGGTGAGCCGGGCCTACGCTCCGTACTCGGGATTTGTGGTGGGGTCGGCGGCGTTGGTGGACGATGGGCGAATCGTCGTCGGATGCAATGTGGAAAATGTCTCACACGGCCTGGGCCTGTGCTCGGAGTGTGTACTTGTCGGTAACTTCATGGCGGGTGGCGGAGGAAGGTTGGTCGCAATCACCTGCTGTGGTGAGGGTGGCGAGATCCTCGTACCGTGTGGCCGCTGCCGCCAGATCCTCTTCGAGCACGGCGGCCCCGGATTGCTCGTCGACCACAAGGCGGGCCCGCGTCGAATGGAGCAACTGCTGCCGGATGCGTTCGGTCCGGAGGAGGAGGAAAGGCTCCGCCATGCATGA
- a CDS encoding thymidine phosphorylase, producing MHDAASIIAAKRDGRELSGAEIDWVVESFTRGVVADEQMSALAMAIYFRGMTRAEVSCWTTAMISSGRRMDFTHLGRPTVDKHSTGGVGDKITLPLAPLVAACGAAVPQLSGRGLGHTGGTLDKLESIPGWRADLDTTEMVEILSDRAVGAVVCAAGADLAPADRRLYALRDVTGTVESIPLIASSIMSKKIAEGTGALVLDVKVGSGAFMKKFDDARELAQTMVDLGNDAGVATTALLTAMDAPLGRTAGNALEVRESLDVLAGGGPSDVVELTLVLAREMLNAAGIDGIDPADKLRDGSAMDHWRKMIGAQGGDPEAPLPQARHTEVLVSESDGVVCGLDAMAVGVAAWRLGAGRTRQGDSVQAGAGVEWHAKPGQEVSAGTPLATLHTDTPEQFAAAKAALTDAWTISEGAASANQSLVIERIDIPSG from the coding sequence ATGCATGATGCCGCGTCGATCATCGCCGCCAAGCGGGACGGCAGAGAACTGTCCGGCGCAGAGATCGACTGGGTCGTCGAGTCATTCACCCGCGGGGTCGTGGCCGACGAACAGATGTCGGCACTGGCCATGGCGATCTACTTCCGCGGGATGACGCGCGCCGAGGTGAGCTGTTGGACCACCGCGATGATTTCCTCCGGCCGGCGCATGGATTTCACCCACCTCGGCCGTCCCACCGTGGACAAACACTCGACGGGCGGTGTGGGCGACAAGATCACGCTCCCGCTCGCGCCGCTCGTCGCCGCGTGCGGTGCGGCCGTACCTCAGCTGTCGGGACGGGGGCTCGGGCATACCGGCGGGACCCTCGACAAACTCGAGTCGATCCCCGGTTGGCGCGCCGACCTCGACACCACAGAGATGGTCGAGATCCTGTCCGACCGCGCTGTCGGTGCCGTGGTCTGCGCGGCGGGAGCAGACCTCGCGCCGGCTGATCGGCGGTTGTATGCGCTCCGCGACGTAACCGGGACGGTCGAATCGATCCCGTTGATAGCCAGCTCGATCATGAGCAAGAAGATCGCCGAGGGCACCGGTGCGCTCGTGCTGGACGTCAAGGTTGGATCGGGCGCGTTCATGAAGAAGTTCGACGACGCGCGGGAACTCGCCCAGACGATGGTCGATCTCGGAAACGACGCCGGCGTGGCGACGACGGCGCTGCTGACCGCGATGGACGCACCTCTCGGTCGCACCGCGGGCAACGCCCTCGAGGTTCGGGAATCGCTCGACGTGCTCGCCGGAGGCGGTCCGTCCGATGTTGTGGAACTCACCCTCGTGCTGGCACGAGAAATGTTGAATGCAGCCGGAATCGACGGAATCGACCCTGCCGACAAGCTCAGGGATGGGTCTGCCATGGACCACTGGCGGAAGATGATCGGTGCCCAGGGCGGCGACCCCGAGGCCCCGTTGCCGCAGGCCCGGCACACCGAAGTGCTGGTGTCCGAATCGGACGGTGTGGTGTGTGGGCTCGACGCCATGGCGGTGGGGGTGGCCGCGTGGCGCCTCGGCGCCGGACGCACCCGTCAGGGTGATTCAGTGCAGGCTGGGGCAGGTGTGGAGTGGCACGCCAAGCCAGGGCAGGAGGTATCCGCGGGAACCCCCCTCGCCACACTCCACACCGACACACCCGAACAGTTCGCGGCGGCGAAAGCCGCGCTTACCGACGCATGGACCATTTCCGAGGGCGCGGCGTCGGCAAATCAATCACTCGTCATCGAGCGGATCGACATTCCGTCGGGATAA
- a CDS encoding adenosine deaminase yields the protein MTALDLSALRRAPKVLLHDHLDGGLRPATVLELARDTGYDALPATTAPALAEWFREAAGSGSLERYLETFVHTVAVMQTPAGLERVARECAEDLAEDGVIYAEIRFAPELHLEEGLTLDEVVEQVLLGFRAGESAAESDGRRIRIGVLLTAMRHAARSREIAELAVRFRDRGVVGFDIAGAEAGNPPSRHLDAFEYMRGSNAHFTIHAGEAFGLPSIHEAIAFCGTDRLGHGVRIADDIHIGEDGIPVLGRLANYLRDKRIPLELCPSSNVQTGAVDALENHPFDLLARLRFRVTVNTDNRLMSDTSMSREMLRLVDTFGYGWTDLERFTINAMKSAFIPFDQRLQLIDEVIKPGFAVLVG from the coding sequence ATGACCGCACTGGATCTGTCGGCCCTGCGCCGAGCGCCGAAGGTGTTGCTGCACGACCATCTCGACGGGGGTCTGAGGCCTGCGACGGTTCTCGAGCTCGCCCGTGACACCGGCTACGATGCGCTGCCCGCAACAACTGCGCCGGCACTTGCGGAGTGGTTTCGGGAAGCCGCAGGCAGTGGCTCGCTCGAGCGATATCTCGAGACGTTCGTACACACTGTCGCCGTCATGCAGACACCCGCCGGGCTCGAACGGGTAGCCCGTGAGTGCGCCGAGGATCTCGCCGAGGACGGCGTCATCTATGCAGAGATCCGCTTCGCGCCCGAGCTGCATCTCGAGGAGGGCCTCACCCTGGACGAGGTCGTCGAGCAGGTCCTGCTCGGCTTTCGAGCGGGTGAGTCCGCGGCCGAATCCGATGGCCGGCGGATTCGGATCGGGGTGCTCCTCACCGCGATGAGGCACGCGGCACGCTCCCGGGAGATCGCGGAACTGGCGGTTCGGTTCCGCGACCGCGGCGTCGTCGGTTTCGACATCGCCGGGGCCGAAGCCGGAAATCCGCCCAGCCGCCATCTCGATGCCTTCGAGTACATGCGGGGAAGCAACGCGCACTTCACCATCCACGCGGGGGAGGCATTCGGTCTGCCCTCCATCCACGAGGCCATCGCATTCTGTGGGACGGATCGACTCGGCCACGGGGTCCGCATCGCCGATGACATTCATATCGGCGAAGACGGCATCCCCGTGCTGGGCAGGCTGGCGAACTATCTGCGGGACAAGAGGATTCCCTTGGAGCTGTGTCCGAGCTCCAACGTCCAGACCGGTGCGGTCGACGCGCTCGAGAACCATCCGTTCGACCTGCTGGCCCGGCTGCGCTTCCGGGTCACCGTGAACACCGACAACCGCCTGATGAGCGATACCAGCATGAGCCGCGAGATGCTGCGACTGGTCGACACGTTCGGATACGGCTGGACGGATCTCGAGCGCTTCACCATCAACGCCATGAAGTCGGCGTTCATCCCCTTCGACCAGCGACTTCAGTTGATCGATGAGGTCATCAAGCCGGGGTTCGCCGTCCTCGTGGGCTGA
- a CDS encoding primosomal protein codes for MAGDIVPIELGLTDGDLVTLWAPLWREGDDEWEAFLGHEDDLYGFESVAELAAFIRTNTDNDLAEHPAWSVVSGLSAAELEPEESFSFDLIGVPELAASDPEDLIVSKLEDTLNMVRNIGEVCDLDPVTKFFNANPILGALAAGVSVFEGREGEERWGQIGTAIAKSWDEVLDAVDAVVATPEVDAEAVAVAEAELVAADENTVDVDDVVEEAEDDAEFVSLDADEEEDESDEEEDSFWSEVGVDPIKIITSGETYFTLRCYLGDDPIFLGREGTIFVFTSERALARFLADNHEHALAKVSTYEQIQVAAVDGSLEVEVTDGNVYVLPGLADDLAAGPKSVDPDQLDLAVELFTDAAGFAGDESVEAALAVSNPLGWYVSFVLDQDPTRLAPSAPYDTEAEAWRALEREFEARLREE; via the coding sequence ATGGCTGGAGACATCGTCCCTATCGAGCTCGGTCTCACCGACGGCGACCTCGTGACACTGTGGGCACCACTGTGGCGTGAAGGCGACGACGAGTGGGAAGCATTCCTAGGCCACGAAGACGACCTTTACGGGTTCGAATCAGTGGCGGAGTTAGCTGCCTTCATCCGCACGAACACCGACAACGATTTGGCCGAGCACCCCGCATGGAGCGTCGTGTCGGGGCTGTCCGCCGCCGAGCTCGAACCCGAGGAGAGCTTCTCCTTCGACCTGATCGGCGTTCCCGAGCTTGCCGCGAGCGACCCCGAGGACCTGATCGTCAGCAAACTCGAAGACACGCTCAACATGGTGCGCAACATCGGCGAGGTCTGCGACCTGGACCCGGTTACCAAGTTCTTCAACGCGAACCCCATTCTCGGCGCGCTCGCCGCAGGCGTCAGCGTGTTCGAGGGGCGCGAGGGCGAGGAGCGGTGGGGCCAGATCGGCACCGCCATCGCCAAGAGCTGGGACGAGGTGCTCGACGCCGTCGATGCCGTCGTGGCGACCCCCGAGGTGGACGCCGAGGCGGTAGCCGTAGCCGAGGCTGAATTGGTGGCAGCCGACGAGAACACCGTCGATGTGGACGACGTCGTCGAGGAAGCCGAAGACGACGCGGAATTCGTCTCCCTCGATGCCGACGAGGAAGAGGACGAGAGCGACGAGGAAGAGGATTCGTTCTGGAGCGAGGTGGGTGTCGACCCCATCAAGATCATCACCTCAGGAGAAACGTACTTCACCCTCCGCTGCTATCTGGGCGACGATCCGATCTTCCTCGGTCGTGAGGGGACGATATTCGTGTTCACCTCCGAGCGTGCGCTCGCCCGATTCCTGGCCGACAACCATGAGCACGCGCTCGCCAAGGTCAGCACGTACGAACAGATTCAGGTGGCGGCGGTCGACGGGTCACTCGAGGTCGAGGTCACCGACGGCAATGTCTACGTCCTGCCGGGCCTCGCCGACGACTTGGCCGCCGGGCCCAAATCGGTCGACCCCGACCAGCTCGATCTCGCCGTCGAGTTGTTCACCGATGCAGCCGGGTTCGCCGGCGACGAATCGGTGGAAGCCGCACTCGCCGTCTCCAATCCGCTCGGCTGGTACGTGTCGTTCGTCCTGGACCAGGACCCGACGCGGTTGGCGCCGAGCGCACCTTACGACACCGAAGCCGAGGCGTGGCGAGCACTCGAACGCGAGTTCGAGGCCCGCCTGCGGGAGGAATGA
- a CDS encoding YbaB/EbfC family nucleoid-associated protein, translated as MSEHDMDAVVGRATEKVNLLEEALSGLQSIKARASSESDQVTAEVDGNGNLTGLWMDDSISTLDARTLAALITSTTHEAARLATEQRAQVMRALQDAFSKV; from the coding sequence GTGAGCGAGCATGACATGGATGCGGTTGTCGGTCGAGCAACCGAAAAGGTGAACCTATTAGAAGAAGCCCTTTCCGGTCTCCAGTCGATCAAGGCGCGTGCGTCGAGTGAGTCCGACCAGGTCACCGCAGAGGTGGACGGGAACGGCAATCTGACGGGACTCTGGATGGACGATTCCATCTCCACCCTCGACGCCCGCACACTCGCGGCACTGATCACGAGCACGACTCACGAGGCCGCCCGCCTCGCCACCGAACAACGTGCGCAAGTCATGCGGGCACTTCAGGACGCCTTCAGCAAGGTGTAA
- a CDS encoding DUF2510 domain-containing protein: protein MSEQPDTVPAGWYPAPDGGQRYWDGTKWLDIPEPETKSSSVSRKRPSKKVLIAIAVVGLVAVGGGTIWKVSHDASVRAEQEAVALAAQIAADEEAARLANERAAQEAEDENERALRARAVTGIESSVQEMAEEHVEKGFMTGPVLDVSCSPVGGGSTDDLTEVTTVFQCFAATKDNGDGSMSGFNYHATMNWNTGEYTYGRGAP, encoded by the coding sequence TTGTCTGAACAACCCGATACCGTACCCGCGGGGTGGTACCCAGCGCCGGATGGCGGGCAACGCTACTGGGACGGAACCAAGTGGCTGGACATTCCGGAACCCGAGACGAAGTCGTCGAGTGTGTCACGCAAAAGGCCGTCCAAGAAAGTGCTCATCGCGATCGCAGTAGTGGGTCTTGTCGCCGTGGGTGGTGGAACGATCTGGAAGGTTTCGCACGACGCGAGCGTGCGAGCAGAGCAGGAGGCGGTAGCCCTCGCAGCGCAGATTGCCGCGGATGAGGAGGCCGCGCGCCTTGCCAATGAGCGGGCCGCGCAGGAAGCTGAGGATGAGAACGAACGCGCATTGCGCGCGCGAGCGGTGACCGGTATCGAGTCCAGCGTCCAGGAGATGGCAGAGGAGCACGTGGAGAAGGGCTTCATGACCGGCCCGGTGCTCGACGTATCCTGCTCACCGGTTGGTGGAGGCTCTACTGACGACCTCACAGAGGTGACTACGGTCTTCCAGTGTTTTGCCGCGACCAAGGACAACGGCGATGGCTCGATGAGCGGATTCAACTACCACGCCACCATGAACTGGAACACCGGGGAGTACACCTACGGTCGGGGTGCGCCGTGA
- a CDS encoding C40 family peptidase: MIPLDQLTRPIIDLLGALGTDIPATGGPADTLRASSEVIDAVHDTGRTAISSIHGAWQGSVGTAAITKTEEAQRSLIAVSDRGNELAAVVTEASELVRTGRLRLREILQSFMSLAVSAGPTVVTPSGQAMIIAAALDHLERAAAVVESVRAELREQTGALIALASAEDVPNAPSATMPACTGAASATAVSPASSGGASRVAAGMTPPQAMSPMLGLMRPVSSVLSPSGGGRWTHAVHGTSWGTARGPSSPDSSYSGDGVEVTLPDGSTALAPTREAAEAVRNALSQQGVPYVWGGTSPGVGLDCSGLTQWAYGEAGVSIPRLAQEQNVGMAVNPGDLMPGDLAVWDGHVAMVIGNGLLVEAGDPVQVGPIRTSTTGMAFYGFYRPT, translated from the coding sequence GTGATTCCCCTTGATCAGCTCACCCGCCCGATAATCGACCTGCTCGGGGCATTAGGCACGGACATTCCCGCAACCGGTGGGCCTGCCGATACTCTGCGCGCGTCATCAGAAGTCATCGACGCCGTCCATGACACCGGACGGACCGCTATCAGCTCGATCCATGGCGCCTGGCAAGGCAGCGTCGGCACCGCCGCGATCACGAAGACCGAGGAGGCTCAGCGGTCCCTGATCGCGGTCTCCGACCGCGGCAACGAGTTGGCTGCCGTTGTGACCGAGGCCTCCGAGCTCGTGCGGACAGGCAGGCTGCGGCTCAGGGAGATTCTGCAGTCGTTCATGTCCCTTGCAGTCTCGGCAGGCCCGACCGTGGTCACCCCTTCCGGCCAAGCAATGATCATCGCGGCCGCTCTCGATCACCTCGAGCGAGCCGCCGCAGTCGTCGAGTCGGTGCGGGCCGAACTCCGCGAGCAGACCGGCGCGCTGATTGCCCTGGCGTCTGCGGAAGATGTTCCAAACGCACCGTCCGCGACCATGCCCGCTTGCACCGGGGCCGCGTCGGCCACAGCCGTTTCACCCGCAAGTTCCGGTGGGGCGAGCCGCGTAGCGGCGGGTATGACTCCTCCACAGGCCATGTCGCCGATGCTCGGCCTGATGAGGCCGGTGTCGAGCGTCCTGTCTCCGAGCGGGGGCGGGAGGTGGACGCACGCCGTCCACGGCACGTCCTGGGGTACCGCTCGCGGACCATCCTCGCCGGATTCCTCGTACAGCGGTGACGGCGTCGAAGTGACGTTGCCTGACGGCAGCACCGCGCTCGCCCCGACCAGGGAGGCAGCCGAAGCTGTCCGTAACGCGCTGTCGCAACAGGGCGTCCCCTACGTCTGGGGTGGAACGTCACCCGGCGTAGGACTCGATTGCAGCGGACTGACACAATGGGCGTACGGCGAAGCGGGCGTGAGCATTCCGCGCTTGGCGCAGGAGCAGAACGTCGGTATGGCTGTGAATCCGGGCGACCTCATGCCCGGTGACCTCGCCGTCTGGGACGGCCACGTGGCGATGGTGATCGGCAACGGCCTACTCGTGGAGGCCGGAGATCCCGTGCAGGTCGGCCCGATTCGTACCAGTACCACCGGAATGGCCTTCTACGGGTTCTATCGGCCGACCTGA
- a CDS encoding type VII secretion target, with protein MQDLTADTMSISDFSATTAVMSAQMQAAGIGIAATGPSLLGPVFGVIGGEFVAAFSAAHAAHLASIEKLSGVLDAISAVALANCADYQRADTATAAALAANAAGLDVWS; from the coding sequence ATGCAGGACTTGACAGCGGACACCATGAGCATCAGCGATTTTTCCGCAACCACCGCTGTGATGTCGGCGCAGATGCAAGCGGCGGGGATCGGTATCGCGGCTACGGGGCCGTCGCTGCTCGGGCCGGTCTTCGGAGTGATCGGCGGCGAGTTTGTCGCAGCGTTCTCCGCCGCGCATGCCGCGCATCTGGCTTCGATCGAGAAGCTGTCCGGCGTGCTCGACGCGATCAGTGCCGTGGCCCTGGCGAACTGCGCCGACTACCAACGCGCCGACACCGCCACCGCGGCCGCACTCGCAGCGAACGCCGCCGGACTGGACGTCTGGTCGTGA